In one window of Bizionia sp. M204 DNA:
- a CDS encoding M3 family metallopeptidase has product MSILNKPFDTLYNSAPFSKISDADYLPAFKIAIDKARIEIDAITKNSEAPSFENTIEALDFSGEELDRLSSIFFNMNSAETNDTIQKIAQDVSPLLSEFSNDITLNQALFERVKTVYNSKDTLQLTKEQETLLDKKYKGFSRNGANLPENKKQELRDIDKNLSKLKLTFGENVLAETNNFELHITNEEDLAGLPEGAKEAASNLAESKNKDGWLITLDYPSYIPFMTYADNRELRKKLAIASGAKAFQNNKYDNQENVLQIAKLRFKRANLLGYKTHAHFVLEERMAKNPETVETFLNELLEKAKPAAENEFKNLEKFAKDLDGIDQLQKWDGAYYGEKLKQKLFDLDDEKLKPYFKLENVINGAFTIAKKLFGLQFEEINNIDKYHEDVLTYKVTDTKGNLVSIFYADFFPRPGKRNGAWMTVYKPQYIKNGENSRPHISNVCNFTKPTKTKPSLLTFNEVTTLFHEFGHALHGMLANTTYPSLSGTSVFWDFVELPSQVLENWCYEQEALEIFATHYETGEVIPMDLIQKIKASSTFHEGMQTMRQISFGLLDMSWHGQDPTTITNVKAQELQAFKNTKLYPDVAENCMSTSFSHIFQGGYSSGYYSYKWAEVLDADAFEYFQEQGIFNVDVAKKFKDNVLSQGGTDDPMVLYKRFRGKEPQPDALLKRAGLIEK; this is encoded by the coding sequence ATGAGTATACTTAATAAACCATTCGACACACTTTATAATTCAGCTCCATTTTCAAAAATTTCGGATGCAGATTATTTACCGGCTTTTAAAATAGCCATTGATAAAGCCAGAATTGAAATTGATGCAATTACTAAAAATTCTGAAGCGCCTTCGTTTGAAAACACGATAGAAGCTTTAGATTTTTCAGGTGAAGAACTGGATCGCCTATCGAGTATATTTTTTAATATGAATTCGGCTGAAACAAATGACACTATTCAAAAAATAGCCCAAGACGTTTCGCCATTATTATCAGAATTCAGTAACGATATTACCTTAAATCAAGCTTTATTTGAACGGGTTAAAACTGTTTATAATTCCAAAGACACACTTCAATTAACCAAAGAGCAAGAAACCTTACTCGATAAAAAATATAAAGGATTTTCCAGAAATGGGGCGAATCTTCCAGAAAATAAAAAGCAAGAACTTCGTGATATTGACAAAAATCTAAGCAAACTAAAATTAACCTTTGGCGAGAACGTTTTAGCCGAAACCAATAATTTTGAGTTACATATTACTAACGAAGAAGATTTAGCCGGTTTGCCAGAAGGCGCTAAAGAAGCTGCAAGTAATTTAGCCGAAAGCAAAAATAAAGACGGTTGGTTAATTACTTTAGATTACCCAAGTTACATTCCGTTTATGACCTATGCTGACAATCGGGAACTCCGTAAAAAACTGGCTATTGCCTCTGGAGCTAAAGCATTTCAAAATAACAAATATGATAACCAAGAAAACGTATTGCAGATAGCTAAGCTTCGTTTTAAGCGCGCTAACTTATTAGGTTACAAAACGCATGCACACTTTGTGTTGGAAGAACGTATGGCTAAAAATCCAGAAACAGTTGAAACATTTTTAAATGAACTTCTGGAAAAGGCGAAACCAGCAGCTGAAAATGAATTTAAAAATCTAGAGAAATTTGCTAAAGATTTAGATGGTATTGATCAACTTCAAAAATGGGATGGTGCCTATTATGGTGAAAAACTGAAACAGAAGTTATTTGATTTAGATGATGAAAAATTAAAACCGTATTTCAAGTTAGAGAATGTCATTAATGGTGCTTTTACCATTGCTAAAAAATTGTTTGGCTTGCAGTTTGAAGAAATTAATAACATTGACAAATATCATGAAGATGTTCTTACTTATAAAGTAACCGATACCAAAGGCAATTTAGTATCCATTTTTTATGCTGATTTTTTTCCAAGACCAGGAAAAAGAAATGGTGCTTGGATGACGGTTTATAAACCGCAATACATAAAAAACGGTGAAAACAGCCGTCCACATATTTCAAATGTTTGCAATTTCACCAAACCAACAAAAACAAAACCATCGTTATTAACGTTTAACGAAGTTACGACGTTATTTCACGAGTTTGGGCACGCACTTCACGGCATGCTTGCCAATACAACCTATCCAAGTTTATCTGGCACAAGTGTATTTTGGGATTTTGTAGAACTACCAAGTCAAGTACTAGAAAACTGGTGTTATGAGCAAGAGGCACTTGAAATTTTTGCGACACATTATGAAACTGGCGAAGTAATTCCAATGGATTTAATTCAGAAAATTAAAGCATCTTCCACGTTCCATGAAGGCATGCAAACCATGCGTCAAATTAGTTTTGGTTTGTTAGATATGAGCTGGCATGGTCAAGATCCAACGACTATAACTAACGTAAAAGCGCAAGAACTGCAAGCATTTAAAAACACCAAACTTTATCCAGATGTCGCAGAAAATTGTATGAGCACGTCATTCTCTCATATTTTTCAAGGTGGTTACAGCTCAGGATATTACAGTTATAAATGGGCTGAAGTTTTAGATGCCGATGCATTTGAATATTTCCAAGAGCAAGGTATTTTTAATGTAGACGTCGCTAAAAAATTTAAAGATAACGTCTTATCTCAAGGCGGAACAGATGACCCTATGGTTTTATACAAACGCTTTCGTGGCAAAGAACCACAACCTGATGCTTTACTAAAACGCGCTGGATTAATTGAGAAATAG
- a CDS encoding sigma-70 family RNA polymerase sigma factor: MPKHLINPDQWIDRYSDYLFNFTISRVSDREISKDLVQDTFFAGLKSMKNFKGEASERTWLISILKRKIIDHYRKINSKKGQAEVRMSYNSNEEEGDWLEERVADPFDKTAEDTLENDELGDAIYSCLEKLPEKQATVFKMKTIEGLETETICNELNITPSNLWVIVHRARTAMAECMENTWYN; encoded by the coding sequence ATGCCTAAACACCTAATAAATCCAGATCAATGGATTGATCGTTATTCGGATTACTTGTTTAATTTTACCATATCACGTGTTAGTGATCGTGAAATTTCCAAGGATTTGGTACAAGACACATTTTTTGCAGGCTTAAAATCCATGAAAAATTTTAAAGGTGAAGCTAGCGAGCGTACGTGGCTTATCTCTATTTTGAAACGGAAAATTATTGATCACTATCGGAAAATAAATTCTAAAAAAGGACAAGCAGAAGTTCGCATGTCCTATAATAGTAATGAAGAAGAAGGTGATTGGTTAGAGGAACGCGTTGCAGATCCGTTTGATAAAACAGCCGAAGACACGCTAGAAAATGATGAATTGGGCGATGCCATTTATAGTTGTCTAGAAAAGCTACCTGAAAAACAAGCTACTGTTTTTAAAATGAAAACAATTGAAGGACTCGAAACAGAAACCATTTGTAATGAACTAAATATTACACCGTCTAACCTATGGGTTATTGTACATAGAGCACGAACAGCTATGGCAGAATGCATGGAAAACACTTGGTATAATTAG